The Corynebacterium confusum genome has a window encoding:
- the trmD gene encoding tRNA (guanosine(37)-N1)-methyltransferase TrmD has translation MRIDVVTIFPDYLEPVRHALLGKAIEQDLLQVGVHDLRQWATDRHKSVDDSPFGGGPGMVMKPTVWGPALDDVAAGTGPAATAARLESSLPHLNRARHDELEGIEARPYATAGAPGDKDGRPLLIVPTPAGEPFTQAHAREFSREDHIVFACGRYEGIDQRVIDDAQRRYRVREVSIGDYVLIGGEVAVLVIAEAVVRLVPGVLGNQRSHEEDSFSDGLLEGPSYTKPRVWRDLSVPEVLASGDHAKVDRWRREESLRRTRARRPELLEKAELSDADRAFLDGLDQDGEVR, from the coding sequence ATGAGGATCGACGTCGTCACGATCTTCCCGGATTATTTGGAGCCGGTGCGCCACGCGCTGCTGGGCAAGGCCATCGAGCAGGACCTGCTGCAGGTCGGCGTGCACGACCTGCGCCAGTGGGCCACGGACCGGCACAAGTCGGTGGATGATTCCCCGTTCGGTGGCGGGCCCGGCATGGTCATGAAGCCTACGGTCTGGGGTCCGGCGCTTGACGATGTCGCCGCTGGCACCGGCCCGGCCGCCACCGCCGCGCGCCTGGAGTCCTCGCTGCCGCACCTGAACCGGGCGCGCCACGACGAGCTGGAGGGCATCGAGGCGCGCCCGTATGCGACCGCCGGCGCCCCCGGCGATAAAGACGGGCGCCCGCTGCTCATCGTGCCGACGCCGGCGGGCGAGCCGTTCACGCAGGCGCACGCGCGGGAGTTTTCCCGCGAGGACCACATCGTTTTTGCCTGCGGGCGCTACGAGGGCATCGACCAGCGTGTCATCGACGACGCGCAGCGCCGCTACCGGGTGCGCGAGGTCTCCATCGGCGACTACGTGCTCATCGGCGGCGAGGTGGCGGTGCTGGTGATCGCGGAGGCTGTGGTCCGGCTGGTGCCGGGCGTGCTGGGCAACCAGCGCTCGCATGAGGAGGACTCCTTCTCCGATGGGCTGTTGGAAGGGCCCAGCTACACCAAGCCGCGCGTTTGGCGGGACCTGTCGGTGCCGGAGGTGCTGGCCTCCGGTGACCACGCGAAGGTGGACCGCTGGCGCCGCGAGGAGTCGCTGCGCCGCACCCGGGCCCGCCGCCCGGAGCTGCTGGAAAAAGCCGAGCTCAGCGACGCCGACCGTGCCTTCCTGGACGGCCTCGATCAGGATGGGGAGGTGCGGTAG
- the rimM gene encoding ribosome maturation factor RimM (Essential for efficient processing of 16S rRNA): protein MDLMIGRVVKSHGVKGEVAVDVTTDDPDARFAVGEVLQGKQGNKEHTLTITSVRPHQARLLVRFEEVPDRTAADSLRGTKFFAPPLDDADDDGFYEHELLGLRVIHDGAVIGEVTALQPGVAHSLLEFRGGEGRTSLIPFVEEMVPEVDLEAETVTVTPPEGLLDL from the coding sequence ATGGATTTGATGATTGGCCGCGTGGTGAAATCGCACGGGGTAAAAGGAGAGGTCGCGGTGGACGTGACCACGGACGACCCGGACGCCCGCTTTGCGGTGGGTGAGGTGCTGCAGGGCAAGCAGGGAAACAAGGAGCACACGCTGACTATCACGTCGGTGCGCCCGCACCAGGCGCGCCTGTTGGTGCGCTTCGAGGAGGTCCCGGACCGCACCGCCGCAGATTCCCTGCGGGGCACCAAGTTCTTCGCGCCCCCGCTTGACGATGCCGACGACGACGGCTTCTACGAACACGAACTGTTGGGCCTGCGCGTTATCCACGACGGCGCGGTTATCGGCGAGGTCACCGCCCTGCAGCCCGGGGTCGCACACTCGCTGCTGGAGTTTCGCGGCGGCGAGGGGCGCACCAGCCTTATCCCGTTCGTGGAGGAAATGGTGCCGGAGGTCGACTTGGAGGCCGAGACCGTGACGGTCACGCCGCCGGAGGGGCTGCTGGATCTATGA
- a CDS encoding cupin domain-containing protein — protein MDNLPINRPETFGEATPTETTLTHLNLLELAPASDASRPRPGVRRVLTADGVNLILFSFLPGQSLPDHKAAHPITVQCLAGEVTFTYQGQAADVTPGTVIHLPAYAPHRVDCPGEKNKGNTPAVMLLMMHTGESVGK, from the coding sequence ATGGACAACCTACCGATTAACCGCCCCGAGACCTTCGGCGAAGCCACCCCGACCGAGACCACACTCACCCACCTCAACCTGCTCGAACTCGCCCCTGCCAGCGATGCCTCCCGACCCCGCCCCGGCGTCCGCCGCGTGCTCACCGCCGACGGCGTCAACCTCATCCTGTTCAGCTTCCTGCCCGGGCAGTCCCTCCCCGACCACAAGGCGGCCCACCCCATCACGGTCCAGTGCTTGGCCGGGGAAGTCACTTTCACCTACCAGGGCCAGGCCGCGGACGTTACCCCCGGCACTGTGATCCACCTCCCCGCCTACGCGCCGCACCGGGTCGATTGCCCCGGGGAGAAAAACAAAGGTAATACCCCTGCCGTCATGCTGCTGATGATGCACACCGGCGAAAGCGTCGGAAAATAA
- a CDS encoding TetR/AcrR family transcriptional regulator produces MEQRSKPYHHGDLYNELLRIATRYGQRGGPNAVTIRAVTREADVSPTSAYRHFKNQGELQHAVAKAAISELVARVHGALDGFNSGATTASQALHDAAWAYFNFSREEPNFFRCMLNIGDTTFPTAFSSTLTSNQELSPAELAATFDLPPSHVEAILSYRAAMTAYAAESGTTLTQEQLLFNTISGWSTLHGFTHLCLDSHLSTLDESTQLRLAEHVFATVHKALLD; encoded by the coding sequence GTGGAACAGCGATCGAAGCCTTACCATCACGGTGACCTGTACAACGAACTGTTGCGGATAGCAACCAGGTACGGCCAGCGCGGAGGCCCCAACGCCGTCACCATCCGGGCGGTCACCCGCGAGGCCGACGTCTCCCCGACCTCTGCCTATCGCCACTTCAAAAACCAGGGCGAGCTCCAGCACGCCGTCGCCAAGGCCGCCATCAGCGAGCTAGTCGCGCGCGTCCATGGCGCGCTCGATGGCTTCAACTCCGGCGCCACCACCGCCAGCCAAGCGCTTCACGATGCCGCCTGGGCCTACTTCAATTTCTCCCGCGAGGAGCCGAACTTCTTCCGCTGCATGCTCAACATCGGGGACACCACCTTCCCGACCGCCTTCAGCTCCACGCTCACCAGCAATCAGGAGCTTAGCCCCGCCGAACTCGCGGCCACGTTCGATCTCCCACCCTCGCACGTCGAGGCGATCCTCTCCTACCGCGCAGCCATGACCGCGTACGCCGCCGAGTCCGGCACCACGCTGACCCAGGAGCAGCTGCTCTTCAACACCATCAGCGGGTGGTCGACCCTGCACGGCTTCACCCACCTGTGCTTGGACAGCCACCTGTCGACCCTGGACGAGTCCACACAACTTCGTCTGGCCGAGCACGTCTTCGCGACGGTGCACAAAGCTTTGTTGGACTAG
- a CDS encoding HNH endonuclease signature motif containing protein, with amino-acid sequence MTATTAMDTLKAAHSIFADGIQYLDLCRQLNLPALKAVMSDMAAAAHYRACQTFFGHTTYTRKQAAARKAAAAQGHHLDTLIALDNAFRRVRHKGHAWAMLIELCNTPGTTEQLRRLANQKVLELNRPAPPAEGVRVTRRKDGPSTFSVTGDPELVEHLWASIKTIPDVEALFSGGLEKQPKATHVVIPLPDWVRILAGDGDEITLQLTNGTTMTGADYVRQCLLDAGLATLVDPRRGPVNQYRYQRHASPKQKDMAKAETTTCAWPNCRKPADECQVHHIHPWADGGETNQENLTLLCEFHNSWNDDDPAYPRHGRINRRDGRVTWDPPWSSG; translated from the coding sequence ATGACAGCAACGACAGCCATGGACACATTGAAAGCAGCACACTCCATCTTCGCGGACGGGATCCAGTATTTGGACCTGTGCCGCCAGCTGAACCTGCCCGCCCTGAAGGCTGTCATGTCGGACATGGCCGCGGCCGCGCACTACCGTGCCTGCCAAACCTTCTTCGGGCACACCACGTATACGCGCAAGCAAGCCGCCGCGAGGAAAGCGGCCGCCGCCCAGGGACACCACCTCGATACGCTCATTGCGCTGGACAACGCTTTCCGCCGGGTGCGCCACAAAGGCCACGCGTGGGCCATGCTCATCGAACTATGCAACACCCCCGGCACCACCGAACAGCTAAGACGCCTAGCCAACCAGAAAGTCCTGGAACTTAACCGCCCGGCACCACCAGCCGAAGGCGTGCGCGTGACCCGCCGCAAGGATGGACCGAGTACTTTTTCTGTCACCGGGGATCCGGAACTGGTGGAACACCTCTGGGCCTCAATTAAAACCATCCCGGATGTCGAGGCCTTGTTCAGTGGAGGCCTGGAGAAGCAGCCGAAGGCCACCCACGTGGTCATCCCACTTCCTGACTGGGTGAGAATCCTTGCCGGTGATGGGGATGAGATCACCCTGCAGCTGACCAACGGAACAACCATGACCGGGGCCGACTACGTCCGCCAATGTTTGTTGGACGCGGGCCTGGCCACGCTGGTGGACCCTAGGCGCGGCCCGGTCAACCAGTACCGCTACCAGCGCCACGCCTCACCGAAGCAGAAGGACATGGCCAAGGCGGAGACCACCACCTGTGCCTGGCCGAACTGTAGGAAACCAGCCGACGAGTGCCAAGTCCACCACATCCACCCCTGGGCCGACGGTGGTGAAACCAACCAAGAGAACCTGACCTTGTTGTGCGAGTTCCACAATTCATGGAACGACGACGACCCCGCCTACCCCAGGCACGGCAGGATAAACCGCCGCGATGGCAGGGTGACGTGGGACCCGCCCTGGAGCAGCGGCTGA
- the rpsP gene encoding 30S ribosomal protein S16 yields the protein MAVKIKLQRLGKIRTAHYRVVIADSRTRRNGKVIENIGIYEPKQEPSLIDIDSERVQYWLSVGAQPTEPVLALLKVTGDWQKHKGLPGAEGTLKVAEEKPSKLDLFNAALSEANNGPTIEAITEKKKKAKEEAEAKAAAEKEAEEKAAAEAAEAAEAASESEAEGEESAE from the coding sequence ATGGCTGTCAAGATTAAGCTGCAGCGGTTGGGCAAGATCCGCACCGCTCACTACCGCGTTGTCATCGCGGATTCCCGTACCCGTCGTAACGGCAAGGTTATCGAGAACATCGGTATCTACGAGCCGAAGCAGGAGCCGTCTCTGATCGACATCGACTCCGAGCGCGTTCAGTACTGGCTGTCCGTCGGCGCTCAGCCGACCGAGCCGGTTCTGGCTCTGCTGAAGGTCACCGGTGACTGGCAGAAGCACAAGGGCCTGCCGGGCGCCGAGGGCACCCTGAAGGTCGCCGAGGAGAAGCCGTCCAAGCTGGACCTGTTCAACGCTGCTCTGTCTGAGGCCAACAACGGCCCGACCATCGAGGCCATCACCGAAAAGAAGAAGAAGGCCAAGGAAGAGGCCGAGGCTAAGGCTGCTGCCGAGAAGGAAGCAGAAGAGAAGGCCGCCGCTGAGGCTGCCGAAGCCGCCGAGGCTGCCTCCGAGTCCGAGGCTGAGGGCGAGGAGTCCGCTGAGTAA
- a CDS encoding acyltransferase family protein, which translates to MSQDSPRSFQYRYDLDGLRGIAIGLVVIYHVFVGRVSGGVDVFLLLSGYFFLGSQLRYVTKPNATFNPWWPIWRTLRRLVPALALVIAVTYLLVYFWTPQLMRIELTQQITATMLYYQNWELASQNADYAAAAADTSPLQHMWSMSVQGQFYLLGIAFALILGAVMRWRGQSSKVNAVAGPILIVVTIASFAYASRFGFFGTPENYYSTFSRAWELTLGAVLAIYGHRIRIPQRLSDVVTGLGLLLLMFTGAAIADSTAYPGPLSLIPLGGAVLIIIGGGGRISRAMASKPARWLGDVAYCLYLWHWPLLILSTSALDMERPAWWLGVIIIALSLVLADATHRFIEAPLRQHRKRPLADDMPVHKAMATMREKVGALRAAGGVAATALVVALLSVHPWFKSTLDSEEAEYLDPALYPGVMALMGQDVPANQPVKPDPVRVGSMVPPVAYQHCFIPDTAPGDSFFEIDKDGNPCIFGDPDSDVEVYLVGGSHAEQYASAIDSLGKEMSFKVVPLLRQDCPVELGDELTVTPECAQWSELATERILDADPDLVISNTTRPMGEHGTGPDVVPAGYERFWEVLADNEIPFLGLRENPWGFDKNFNPIEFDECYVANEDAIGCGTTREQNYQPVDPSAAILAQWPNMIAVDTSDWYCDADKCPVVIGNVMVYRDMHHISNAYAMSMKPLLEDLIAPFLAGQPQQQEVPAPPVPEDEAEPEPAEELYY; encoded by the coding sequence ATGTCACAAGATTCCCCACGCAGTTTTCAGTACCGGTATGACCTCGACGGTCTCCGCGGTATTGCCATCGGTTTGGTGGTTATCTACCACGTATTCGTCGGCCGTGTCTCCGGCGGCGTGGACGTCTTCTTGCTGCTCTCCGGCTACTTCTTCCTCGGCTCCCAGCTTCGCTACGTGACGAAGCCGAACGCCACCTTCAACCCCTGGTGGCCCATCTGGCGCACCCTGCGGCGCCTGGTGCCGGCCCTGGCTCTGGTCATCGCGGTGACCTACCTGCTGGTGTATTTCTGGACGCCGCAGCTGATGCGCATCGAGCTGACCCAGCAGATCACCGCCACGATGCTCTACTACCAAAACTGGGAGCTAGCCTCCCAGAACGCTGACTACGCGGCGGCCGCGGCGGACACCTCTCCCCTGCAGCACATGTGGTCGATGTCGGTGCAGGGCCAGTTTTACCTGCTGGGCATCGCCTTCGCGCTGATCCTCGGCGCCGTGATGCGCTGGCGCGGCCAGTCCAGCAAGGTCAACGCCGTGGCGGGCCCGATCCTCATCGTGGTCACCATCGCTTCCTTCGCCTACGCCAGCCGCTTCGGCTTCTTCGGCACCCCGGAAAACTACTACTCCACCTTCTCCCGCGCCTGGGAGCTGACCCTGGGTGCGGTGCTGGCCATCTACGGCCACCGCATCCGCATCCCGCAGCGCCTGTCCGACGTCGTCACCGGCCTGGGTCTGCTACTGCTCATGTTCACTGGCGCGGCCATCGCGGATTCCACCGCCTACCCGGGCCCGCTGTCCCTGATTCCGCTGGGCGGTGCGGTGCTCATCATCATCGGTGGCGGCGGCCGCATCTCCCGCGCGATGGCGTCCAAGCCGGCCCGCTGGCTTGGCGATGTCGCCTATTGCCTCTACCTGTGGCATTGGCCGCTGCTCATCCTGTCCACCTCGGCGCTCGATATGGAGCGCCCGGCCTGGTGGTTGGGCGTCATCATCATCGCTCTGTCCCTCGTGCTTGCCGATGCCACCCACCGCTTCATCGAGGCCCCCTTGCGGCAGCATCGCAAGCGCCCCCTAGCCGACGACATGCCCGTCCACAAGGCCATGGCCACCATGCGGGAGAAGGTCGGCGCGCTGCGCGCCGCCGGCGGCGTGGCGGCGACCGCCTTGGTCGTCGCCCTGCTGTCCGTGCACCCGTGGTTCAAGTCGACCCTCGACAGCGAGGAAGCCGAATACTTGGACCCGGCCCTCTACCCCGGAGTAATGGCGCTGATGGGCCAGGACGTACCGGCCAACCAGCCGGTCAAGCCCGACCCAGTGCGCGTGGGCAGCATGGTCCCGCCGGTGGCCTACCAGCACTGCTTCATCCCGGACACCGCGCCCGGGGATTCCTTCTTCGAGATCGACAAGGACGGCAACCCGTGCATCTTCGGCGATCCGGATTCCGACGTCGAGGTCTACCTGGTGGGCGGCTCCCACGCGGAGCAATACGCCTCCGCCATCGACTCGCTGGGCAAGGAAATGAGCTTCAAGGTCGTGCCGCTGTTACGCCAGGACTGCCCCGTCGAGCTGGGGGACGAGCTCACCGTCACCCCGGAGTGCGCCCAGTGGTCCGAGCTGGCCACCGAGCGCATCCTCGATGCCGACCCCGACCTGGTCATCTCGAATACCACCCGCCCTATGGGCGAACACGGCACCGGCCCCGACGTCGTGCCGGCCGGCTACGAGCGCTTCTGGGAGGTCCTGGCCGACAACGAGATCCCTTTCCTAGGCCTACGCGAGAACCCCTGGGGCTTCGATAAAAACTTCAACCCCATCGAGTTCGATGAATGCTATGTGGCCAATGAGGACGCCATCGGCTGCGGCACGACCCGTGAACAGAACTACCAGCCGGTCGACCCGTCGGCGGCCATCCTGGCCCAGTGGCCGAACATGATCGCCGTGGATACCTCCGACTGGTACTGCGACGCGGACAAGTGCCCGGTCGTCATCGGCAACGTCATGGTCTACCGCGACATGCACCACATCTCGAATGCCTACGCGATGTCCATGAAGCCGCTGCTGGAAGACCTCATCGCGCCCTTCCTGGCCGGCCAGCCCCAGCAGCAAGAAGTTCCGGCCCCGCCCGTCCCGGAGGACGAGGCAGAGCCGGAGCCTGCGGAGGAACTCTACTACTAG
- the ffh gene encoding signal recognition particle protein, whose product MFESLSDRLQSALKGLRGKGKLTEADINATAREIRLALLEADVSLTVVRGFIKRIKARAAGAEVSEALNPAQQVIKIVNEELVEILGGETRRLNLAKNPPTVIMLAGLQGAGKTTLAGKLAKHLEKDGHTPMLVACDLQRPGAVQQLQIVGERAGVKTFAPDPGTSLDSHDHEMGTSHGDPVQVARDGIAEAQRAQHDVVIIDTAGRLGIDETLMTQARNIRDAVNPDEVLFVIDSMIGQDAVQTAEAFRDGVDFTGVVLTKLDGDARGGAALSIREVTGKPILYASTGEKLADFDVFHPERMASRILGMGDMLSLIEQAESTLDQQKAEEAAAKMGSGELTLNDFLDQLLMIRKMGPIGNLLKMMPGGKQMNEMADMVDEKQLDRIQAIIRGMTPAERENPKILNASRRKRIANGSGVKVSDINQLIERFEQAKKMMTKMAGQFGMGGGSRSATKKKPKGRKGKNGKRKKGKGGGRQRSGAPGRMPGMPGGMPSMEELQKMQNQMGGGMPGMPGGMPGMPKGMENIDLNNLDFGQGKKK is encoded by the coding sequence GTGTTTGAGTCATTGTCCGATCGCTTGCAATCAGCCCTTAAAGGGCTGCGTGGCAAAGGCAAGCTGACCGAGGCAGACATCAACGCCACCGCGCGCGAAATTCGCCTCGCGCTGCTGGAGGCGGACGTCTCCCTGACAGTAGTCCGCGGGTTCATCAAGCGAATCAAGGCGCGCGCGGCCGGAGCGGAAGTCTCCGAGGCACTCAACCCGGCCCAGCAGGTCATCAAGATCGTCAACGAAGAGCTGGTTGAGATCCTGGGCGGCGAGACTCGCCGGTTGAACCTGGCGAAGAACCCGCCGACGGTCATCATGCTCGCCGGTCTGCAGGGTGCCGGTAAGACCACCCTGGCCGGCAAGCTGGCCAAGCACCTGGAAAAGGACGGTCACACTCCCATGCTGGTGGCCTGCGACCTCCAGCGCCCGGGCGCGGTCCAGCAGCTGCAGATCGTCGGCGAGCGCGCCGGCGTGAAGACCTTCGCCCCGGATCCGGGCACATCCCTGGACTCCCACGACCACGAGATGGGCACCTCCCACGGGGACCCGGTGCAGGTGGCGCGCGACGGCATCGCTGAGGCGCAGCGCGCGCAGCACGACGTGGTGATTATCGATACCGCCGGCCGACTGGGCATCGACGAGACCCTGATGACCCAGGCGCGCAACATCCGCGATGCCGTCAACCCGGACGAGGTCCTCTTCGTCATCGACTCGATGATCGGCCAGGATGCCGTCCAGACCGCCGAGGCCTTCCGCGACGGCGTCGACTTCACCGGCGTCGTGCTGACCAAGCTGGACGGCGACGCCCGCGGTGGTGCCGCCCTGTCCATCCGCGAGGTCACCGGCAAGCCCATCCTGTACGCCTCCACGGGCGAGAAGCTCGCCGACTTCGACGTCTTCCACCCGGAGCGCATGGCCAGCCGCATCCTGGGCATGGGCGATATGCTCTCGCTCATCGAGCAGGCCGAGTCCACCCTCGACCAGCAGAAGGCCGAGGAGGCCGCGGCCAAGATGGGCAGCGGCGAGCTGACCCTGAACGACTTCCTGGATCAGCTGCTGATGATCCGCAAGATGGGCCCCATCGGCAACCTGTTGAAGATGATGCCGGGCGGCAAGCAGATGAACGAGATGGCCGATATGGTCGACGAGAAGCAGCTCGACCGCATCCAGGCCATCATCCGCGGCATGACCCCGGCTGAGCGCGAAAACCCGAAGATTTTGAACGCCTCGCGCCGCAAGCGCATTGCCAACGGCTCCGGCGTGAAGGTCTCTGACATCAACCAGCTCATTGAACGCTTCGAGCAGGCAAAGAAGATGATGACCAAGATGGCCGGCCAGTTCGGCATGGGCGGCGGCTCCCGCTCGGCGACGAAGAAAAAGCCCAAGGGCCGCAAGGGCAAAAACGGCAAGCGCAAGAAGGGCAAGGGCGGCGGCCGCCAGCGCTCCGGGGCGCCCGGTCGGATGCCGGGAATGCCGGGCGGTATGCCCTCCATGGAGGAGCTGCAGAAGATGCAGAACCAGATGGGCGGCGGCATGCCAGGAATGCCGGGTGGGATGCCGGGCATGCCCAAGGGCATGGAAAACATCGACCTCAACAACCTTGACTTCGGCCAAGGCAAGAAGAAGTAA